The Metallosphaera hakonensis JCM 8857 = DSM 7519 genome includes the window AGTTCGAGGTTGCACTCTGAATGAAGAATTCATGGAATACATCAACGCTATGTATCACGAATACTACAGGTTCGCCTACAGGAACTACAGTGAGGTTTGTGTACACTCTGTCATGTGGGTAGAAATCCCAGTGCCACTGTTGCCCTGTAACATAAATTATGACGTATGGCCCTTTATAAGATCCCAGAGCATTGGTGAACTCTGCGTGGACCACGCCTTCCCCAGCGGGAATATGGTCCGAGACATAGTTGGGATTAAAGCCCAGGTAGTCGTAAGTGCTGTACTGAACCTCTAGAGAGATTATTGCTACAATAACTAAAATGAAGAATAGAGCTATTACAGTCCCACGTTTCACCTTTTCACCTTAAATACTACCCTATTAATCCTACTTAAAAACTTTTTGATTGTTTACTTTGATATCTTTTTTTGCCAAACTTCTACCAAATTGAAACAAACCAAAGGTAATGAATTCTTGACTTTCCAGACGATCATCTTGATCGGAATCAATTACCTATTCCCATACCTTCCCGAGTATCCATCTAAAATACCTCGGTCGTAGCATAACCCAACAACTTTCCTTATGGTCTTACTCTCAACCCTGAAACCTCTCCCTACTATGCTATGTATAATTAAGTTCTCATGAATCAGGTCCGCCAAGTGTTCCGCTTCCAGGTCCACTCGATATTCGAAGAGCCATTTTAACACAAACCTCTTCGTCACCATACGATTTTCCACTATCGATAATCCGGCATCCAAATCAGGAATTCTAGCGCTGGTTGTCGCGATTCTCCTGATGAAACCTTTCACTTGATTAGATCAATCTTGATATATGGTGGGCTCATTTGAATTTTTGTTTGTCTATAAACATTACAGAAATTTGGATGACCATAAACGATTGGGCCTGCCTCCCGCTATGTTGTAATTCAAAACCATATAATCAATTAAACTACAGATTATTTCACTAAAGTATAATTAACTGGAAATTTTTGAGATAAACTTCTTTAAACGTTTATAGATGGGTTGCCAGAAGATTTACGTTACATTGAGGTTTATTTGATTTCCATCGGTGAATACAATATTATAGACACCCGGCGACAGTTTTGCAGGTATAATTATGGTCTGGTATCCCAGGTATATTTCATATGTCTTGACGTATGCACTCACAATTGAACCGTTACTTAAAGGAACTGATTGAAGCTCATAATAAATTTGCGGAGTAAACGAAAATGTAGAGTTTGAGACCGAGGATATCCTAAGCTGATTGGTGTCCTCGTTATCCATAGTCAGTTTAATCCCTCGTAGCATAGTGTAATTTATACTGTGCCCATTAGATGAGTAGACTGGTATATCAAAGGTCCCGTATGTGGCGTTATATGTAGGGACGAACGATGAACTAGGAAAGAGACTCTCCGCAACGAAATAAGCCGTCACACCAACTAATAACACTACAACAATTATTATTAAAAAATTCCTTGACTTCAATATTATCTCATCTCAATCCTGCATGTAAGCTCCTGCCATTATTAAAGCTAGTCCAATTACTGCTATTGCTAGACCTGCTAAATCAGTACCTGTAACGGTAAAAGCGAAAGAGGCTGGATTGGGCTTAAGCAGCGTATAACTGTACAGCGTGAGCATTATAACTGAAATAGCTACTAAAAATCCTCCAGGTAGTATAAGACCCCATACTTTCATGTTCATTTCTAATCACTTATCTTTCGATTCTAACGAAAATAAAAAGCTTTCCCTTTTTTATGGTTGTGAATTGCTTCGATTCCTATCGAAGCTAACGCTAAACACACTTTTAAATTAACGTTTGGTTTTGAATTTAAGAGAAATCAATGGTCTTAACTCTTAAGAAAATTGAAGGATTCAACAAAGCACTTTTTTACTAGCGTATAACCTCCAGCCTATTCCTATCTCAAGACAAAAAGGATGTGAGGTTTGGGTTTTATTAGAATTTCATGATATCTGGCATCAATTCTTACCTGGGCCTCACCGAAATAACGGAAACCGCTCACTTCTTGAGATTCTCACAATAACTGCCGCGGAATTGAAAGATAAGTGAATCCGAACATCCTGAATATCCTTTGTCCACCGTCATTGGGATTTTCCCTACACCTTAGGAAAACGTAAAAGTACCAACGTCACAAGATTATGAACTAATCTTTCGCAAAAACTGTTACCAACGATGAATAGATGATATTTGACCACATGATGAAATTATTGAATGCCCATGAATGCACCACAAATTGAGTCCTTTTCTATATCTCGGTTTATATTAGATAAATTATATAATATTATGTAATTTGTTCTACATCGCCAGAAATCATGGTTAAAGTACGATAGAGGATTCTTATATTTTTACACTAATAAAATTTTACAATTGAATCTAAGCATTCAAATCTGTTATGCTCTTAAGTCCTGATAACGGGTCCACACCTAAAGAATGTATGCTTATTGTGACTTTAAAGGGCAAGATCTTCAACCTAATCATATGGAAAGTTCTAGCATTAGATTTAGAGAAGATTTAGAGATATCCTTGTCCTTCAGACTACGAGAAAATATAACACTATCACTAAAATGTTTCTTATTTAAACATAGCAAATCCCTAAATAAAGAAGCCCTAATTAAATGGTGAACTAATAACGAAATGTTTCCCTTAAATCTTTTTTAAATTTATAATGATAAACTTTTTAGTTTATATAATGATATATTTAACAATGGCTACTAGGGAAGAATTAAGAAAAATAGAGAGAGAAAAACTTTTAGAATGGTCTAGGGCATTTCATTCTGTTCAGGATAGAGAAGCCAGAAGGAGCGTATTTATGAAATTACTCTATACTGAGGACTACAGAATACTGTCAATAAAACTGACACTGGCCGGGATAATGTTCCTCTTCATAGGTGGTGCCTTTGCCCTCTTCCTGAGGGGACAGGCAGGGCTTACTAGCACTGGTGCGCCAGTAGTTCTAGATCCTGCGTACTACTTCCAGGCGATGACCAACCACGTTATGGATATGATATTCGGAGCTGCCTTTAACGTTGTCTTTGCAATTGCGTTCTACATGATTCCGGCCCTAAACGGAACCAGGTTGGTGAAGTGGCCAAAGTTGGCGAACACTGGTTTCTGGCTTAACATATTGGCCCTATTCATGATGAACCTGGGAGGAATAAAGAACCAATACATGTTCACTTTCTTGAATCCGTTACAAGCTTCACCGACTTGGTACATAGGTTACGGGCTAATGATCGTTGCCGAATGGATGGAAATGGCATCTGTTCTGGGGACATCTTTTTTGGGAAGAATACAGGATAAGTTAGTTCCTACTGCTATAGGCTTCATTGTGATGGACATGATACTAATGGCTTTAGGTAATATCTCGGTCTTCATTGCTGACATGTGGAGCCTGTTCTCCCCAATTGGCGGGCTTAACATCTACCTGTTCGGGATACCCAACGCGGAGGTTTGGAAGGGACTGTTCTGGTTCGCGGACCATCCGCTGGTATACTTCGCCCCTTACACTCTCACTGGAGCAACGATCGCCATAACTCCACTTTACGCTAGGAGGCCCTTATACAGCGTCAGGTTCACGAGATGGCTGATACCAACCCTCTTCATCTTAGGAGGTAGCGTCTACGTGCACCACATAGTTGATGATCCCTGGCCGCTGATTCTTAGGGACATATTCGCTCAGACCAGCACGGCCCTAATCGCCGTACCTTTCGCAGCGCTGTGGCTAGTGTTCTTCATTACGCTTGGGGATCCTAGGAAGTTGAAGTGGGACCCTGGGTTCGCCTTCATCTACGCAGCTGCAGTCTGGAACATCATAGGCGGTATACAGGCTGAGCCGACCAACCCGACCCCAGCCCTCGATCCGACCATCCACAACACGGGTTGGATATTCGGTCACTTCCACATAATGCTGGCGATATACTCCGTAGGTGGACTATTGGGCGCGCTTTACGTCGTCGGGCCGGATCTGTTCGGGAAGCAATGGTACAGCGTTAAGCTGGGTTGGTTGCATTTCTGGGGCTGGCAGGCGGGAATGGGGCTCTTCGCGATCGCTTCCAGCGAAGGAGGTTTCTTCGGCCTAATCAGGAGGGAAGTGGCCTGGGCCGGGTTCTACGAGGTCTACTACCAGCTACTGTTGATAGGAGGTTGGCTGGCGGGATTTGCGACGATTATATTCGCGTACAATCTGGCCCTCACTCTACTTTACGGACAGAAAGTGGAGAGACCCGAAATTCCCCTATGGGCTGTTCAGACTATAGCCATGGAAAGGTACGGAATGAGAAGAGAAGGTTATACGGAGGAAGAACTTCCCCTGGCCTTGCCTGCAAATGGGATGACAATCGCAAGAGAAAACAGTAACAATATCTCGACGGGCTCGGCGGCAGGTACCATGGCAAGCGGAACGTATCAAGACAGGGAAGTTCGCGTTAATCTAAAGTCTCAAGAGGGAAATGACCCTAGACCATAATTTTCTTTTTCTTAAACTGAAGGTTCTTGCTACTATAGTGGCAAGGGACTAAAAAGCTTTGAGACTTCGCTGTATAGATGTGTAGAAACGTAGTTTTATACTTCCTGAGACTTTAAAGGGAAACGTAACCTTACTCTGACACATCGAATGGCTTTGGATGTTACATTGCGCTTTAGACTATGACTTAAGTATAAGGCGAGATACAAAATTATACTCTTGTAGTTCCTGGAAAAATCAGTAAGTCCACAAGACAGGTAAGGCACAAATTTAACCCTCAAAACATCTCAGGATCATCCCGATAACTCGCTTACAACACTGATCTTGACTGAAATATCATGATCAACATTATAATACTTCGAACGTAAATTGTTCATTAACAGGGGTTAAAGATTTTTTAATAAAGTTATTGAATGGGTAATAGTAGAAAGTTTATAAAATATAGAAAACAACATGACAAATTTATACGAGACTGTTGTCACTGACTCATGATAACATTTATGATATTATTAATGTTGGCTTGACGGTTTATAGATTTTCGGTTCAACATTACTGGAAGAACTATAAAATACGATCATCTTTTGAATTGGCCTCATTTGAATATCATAAAGCACGTTTTGTTGTATTATTCAATTTATTTCACAAATATAGTATGATATAAGAAATATTTCTTTGTAATCAGATAAAGATAATAGTATTTTATTCAGAAAATATCCAATAGTCACCAAAGTAAGTCATCTCGGGCGGCTCAGGAGTCCATTGCGATTTCAATTTATTTCTATAGGATTAGATAGTAGAAATTGATTCTACATTTTCGGTAACACTAATAGGGGACGAGCATGAGGTAATATCATGGAACTGTCAACTGTGAACGAGGTAACCCTCTACGGGGTCCGGATTATGGAGCTCGTAGAGGGACCTGGGAAGATATCCCTCACGCTCGTCCCCAAGATATTACCCGATGACGCCTTATTAAACAAACCGGTCCAGGAGATCGAGAGGATGGCCTTGGAGGAAGCTGAGAGGATTAGTCCCAACTACCAAAGGGGTAAGGATGTGAAGAGGAAGGGTTACGCGAGCTACAGGTTCCTGAAGGGGTTCAAGATCGTGATGGACGAGAGGCAGACGAAGTACGAGTTGGAGTGGATATCGGTGAAGCTGCCAGTGCTTTACGGTAAAGGGAGGGTGAGGACCCAGGTCGAGGAGACTCTGTTAAGGGAGGAAAGGAAGGTCTTCGCGTCCCTAATGTTGGTCTACTCAGTGAAGGGAGGCAAGTTGAACGCCAAGCTCTGGATGCCCGAGATTGAAACGGGCAACGACTTCAAGTACGTTATAGTTGACGGGAAGTACGTGAAGCTCAAGGGACGAAAGGCGGTCCTCCTCGTGGCTATGGGCGTGACCCGGGAGGGAAAGAGGGCGGTCCTCGAGGTCATCATAAGCGAGGCTGAGGACGCCATGGCCTATTGGAGTCTCCTGGTCAGGGTCTGGAAGAAGACCAGCTTCGTCCTGGTGGTAGCTGACGGGATCAAGGCCTTGGACAGGGCGATCTCCCTAGCTGAACTTCACGTGGGGAGGCAGGGCTGCCTGGTCCACCTCAAGCGTACGACCAAGGAGGAAAGGGAGGCTTTAGACGCGATCACCTCGTCAGCCGAGCTCGGCAAGATCAAGCCCGAGACCAACCCGACTCTTCTAAGCTACCTCATCGCCGACAAGAAGCTCTGGAAGTGGCTTAAGTCCAACAACTTGGTGAATCCTTCAACTCCCTCCTGGAGAGGAGGAGGTTCGGGTTGTTTCACTCTCCCTGGAGGATACTACAGCTCGCGCGGGCCATAGCGCTCTACTACAACCTATTCACTTATTTTCTCATCACTGTAATAATATTACAGTCTTCTTCATTCCTCTCACTTTATCCGAAATATACCCAATAATTTGTACATTGGATAAGTCTAATTCAAAGCCAGAAAATACAATTCGCAATGGACTCCTGAGCCGCCCGTCATCTCTCAATCTTTATAAGCTTAGTAAGTATAATCTTAAGGTAGATCCCAGGTGTGCTATTACAGGATCACGAAAGTTCTTAGACCGATTAAAGGTTCGAGCAAGATCCTTATGTTAAAGGAAGAGATCTTTGAAAAGATAATGACTGATCCAATCTTTTCTGTAATTATTAATGATAGGTGGGAACAACTTAAGATAAGTAAAAGCTACTACTACTCTCTAGTGAAGGAACTTAGAAGATTGAAAGTTTTAGAGGAAAACGCGCTGGCATTTAAGGCAATCCTCGCCTATAGGTACGATGCCAATTGTATTAAGCTAATTAACGATAAGTTAGCCTTTCTATCCGAACATAAGATTGGAGTGGCGATGAAATTACAACAAGAGCCCAACTGTCTCTCATGCAAACTCATGACAGAATGTGTATACGGATTGAAATTATTGAGGGGTGAACTTCGCATCAGGAATTCGGATGAAAACTTGACCGATCCGCATGCCAGATGGCTTCAAAGTATGTCAAGCATTTTAGATCGAATAAAAAATAACGAAACGCGAGCCGAGATTATCATATAAATTATGATTTCTTGCAAATTATACTTCCTGAGACTTTAAAGGACAACGTAACCTTCTCTGATACATCGAATGACTTTGGATGTTACATTGCGCTTTAGACTATGAAAGTATGAGACCAAGTCCTTGATGTGGCAAAAATAACGTAAGGCCATCAAAATTACATAATGCTTTGGCTTAACCCTAAATAAGGGATTTCCTAGAAATTAATCTTTAAAATTGATCTATTAGTCGGGCATCTATATTTGAGCCAAATAGATTGATACGGCAACGCGGGTGTGAGGGTTCAACTTAAAGATATTCTGAAAGGTAATGTTAAGTCCAACATTAGGATTCGATAAACGATTCTCGATGAGTAGATATATGATTTTTGAGGTCTCCATGTATAGATTTGTAAGAAACGCCATTTTCAGGTGAAATACACAATTATAGCCGGCTACGATTTCCATTCTTTGTATTTCCCTGAAATTATCCTTTTGATCTCAAAAGATTTGGTACTTTAACAATAGTCAAGTTAAATAATGAGCACAATTAATCTCTGTATCACGATAGATTTAGAGCGACTCCCTAACGCATAATTCAGATCCTAATTATAACAAACTTACCCATTTCAGCTTAATTAAACTGAAAATAATCTAACAGTTCGTCCTTTACGGTATTATTGTCATCACAGATATAACGGGCTTGGATGTTCTCCTCGTACTTTTGTCCTCATTTTCGGAGATCTTCTTAATTTCATCTAATTAATTTAAATATTTACTCCATTTTTTCACGTTGCACTAAAGGCATTCAAATTAAGGATTGTCTATCGCCTCTTCAAAGAAATCTCTTTATTTAAAGAATTCTCCAGCGTACGAAATAACAGATAGAGCATGGCTACTCGAGAGGAAATTAGGAGAATAGAGCAGGAAAAGTTGATGGAATGGGCAAGGAGATACCAGGAAGTACTGAATAGGGAAGCAAAGAGATCCGTGTTTAGTAAGGTCTTATACACTGAAGAGTATAAGACGTTAAGCATAAAGTTGCTACTAACTGCGGTTGCGTGGCTCTTCATAGGAGGAGCCTTTGCCCTCTTCCTGAGGGGACAGGCAGGGCTTAGCAGCACCGGTACCCCGGTGGTCCTAGATCCTGCGTACTACTTCCAGGCGATGACCAACCACGTTATGGACATGGTATTCGGGGCAGCATTCACGGCAGTATTCTCCCTAGCTTTCTACGTTATACCAGCATTGAACGGCTCCAGGTTGGTCAAATGGCCCAAGGTCGCGAACTTTGGCTTCTGGCTCAATAACCTAGCTCTTCTTATGATGAACTTAGGAGGAATACAAAATCAATACTTGTTCACTTTCCTGAATCCACTTCAGGCTTCGGTCACCTGGTACATAGGCTATGGTACAATGGTTATTGCCGAGTGGATGGAAATGGTATCTGTTATAGGCACCAGTTTCGAAGGTAGAGTACCAGGAAGACTAGTACCAACTGCCATAGGCTTCATTGTGATGGACATGATAATGATGGCTCTGGCCAATATCTCGGTCTTCATTGCTGACATGTGGAGCCTGTTCTCCCCAATTGGCGGGCTTAACATCTACCTGTTCGGGATACCCAACGCGGAGGTTTGGAAGGGACTGTTCTGGTTCGCGGACCATCCGCTGGTATACTTCGTACCATATACGCTCTCAGGGTGCATCATTGCAGTGGCCCCGCTTTACGCTAGGAGGCCCATGTATAGCGTCAGGTTCACGAGATGGCTTATTCCTACGGCATTCGTACTTGGTTCCAGCGTCTACGTGCACCACATAGTTGATGATCCCTGGCCGCTGATTCTTAGGGACATATTTGCCCAGACCAGCACGGCACTCGTAGCTGTACCTTTCGCAGCACTCTGGTTACTCTTCTTCATTACGCTTGGGGATCCTAGGAAGTTGAAGTGGGATGTGGGGCTTGCCTTCATCTATGCAGCTGCAGTCTGGAACATCATAGGCGGTATACAGGCTGAGCCGACCAACCCGACCCCAGCCCTCGATCCGACCATCCACAACACGGGTTGGATATTCGGTCACTTCCACATAATGTTAGCATTATATTCCGTAGGGGGTGTCTTGGGGATAGTTTACGTTGCAGGTCCATTCCTTTTAGGGAAGCAATGGTACAGCACGAAACTTGGGTGGCTGCACTTCTGGGGCTGGCAGGCGGGAATGGGGCTCTTCGCAGCCGTTTCCAGTGAAGGAGGCCTCTTTGGTCTCATCAGGAGGGAAGTGGCCTGGGCCGGGTTCTACGAGGTCTACTACCAGCTCATAATGATAGCCGGGTGGCTGGCGGGATTTGCGACGATTATATTCGCGTACAACCTGATATTGACACTACTATACGGAGAGAAAACCCCGAAGACTGATATAGACCTCTGGGCAGTGTATTCCATAGCCCTAGAGAGATACGGTATGAGAAGAGAGGGATACAGAGAGGAGGAGTTACCTTTGATGTTGCCCCCTGACGGAATGATTAGAGTTAATGCTGAGACAGCTTCTAGCGGAGGGGGCTCAGGACTTTCGGCCACCAAGTCTGTTACTATAGAGAGACGCCTCCCTAAAAATGAACTAGAAGTACCTGATGATAGTCAAATAAAACCGTAATTCCGTTATCCATAATGAAATCAAGTTATACTTTTTTACGTTTGATATCACATACGTAGTTTGATAAGTATTATAGACTGGTTGAGGATAATGTGTGCTGTTGCGGACAACTCGCCTGTTCTCTGTGAATTCGGTTCATTCAAAGAGAAGGCAAATTTAATTGAGCACTCTCACATTGACTAGGTTAGGGATACACGTTTAAAAGTTTCCTTTATTCAATCTATCCTTAGTCATAATTACAATTAGCAATTAACTCCTGAATTGCCCAGGACTGTTCTCATACAGTCATCCTAATTCGAAATATATCTGAAATATTGTATCAGATCGCCTCTATACTTCCTGAGAGTTTAAAGGGCAACGTAACCTTCTTTGATACATTGAGTTGACTTTGGATGCTACATTGCGCTTTAGACTATGACCAA containing:
- a CDS encoding quinol oxidase; its protein translation is MKRGTVIALFFILVIVAIISLEVQYSTYDYLGFNPNYVSDHIPAGEGVVHAEFTNALGSYKGPYVIIYVTGQQWHWDFYPHDRVYTNLTVVPVGEPVVFVIHSVDVFHEFFIQSATSNFTIPLSVGAEAVPGYYSYLVYVFPQPGLYHVACAEYCGTAATGLGHSWLVGTIVATTNATYASELTGGLMPQGVWDPYVNSSG
- a CDS encoding cbb3-type cytochrome c oxidase subunit I encodes the protein MIYLTMATREELRKIEREKLLEWSRAFHSVQDREARRSVFMKLLYTEDYRILSIKLTLAGIMFLFIGGAFALFLRGQAGLTSTGAPVVLDPAYYFQAMTNHVMDMIFGAAFNVVFAIAFYMIPALNGTRLVKWPKLANTGFWLNILALFMMNLGGIKNQYMFTFLNPLQASPTWYIGYGLMIVAEWMEMASVLGTSFLGRIQDKLVPTAIGFIVMDMILMALGNISVFIADMWSLFSPIGGLNIYLFGIPNAEVWKGLFWFADHPLVYFAPYTLTGATIAITPLYARRPLYSVRFTRWLIPTLFILGGSVYVHHIVDDPWPLILRDIFAQTSTALIAVPFAALWLVFFITLGDPRKLKWDPGFAFIYAAAVWNIIGGIQAEPTNPTPALDPTIHNTGWIFGHFHIMLAIYSVGGLLGALYVVGPDLFGKQWYSVKLGWLHFWGWQAGMGLFAIASSEGGFFGLIRREVAWAGFYEVYYQLLLIGGWLAGFATIIFAYNLALTLLYGQKVERPEIPLWAVQTIAMERYGMRREGYTEEELPLALPANGMTIARENSNNISTGSAAGTMASGTYQDREVRVNLKSQEGNDPRP
- a CDS encoding cbb3-type cytochrome c oxidase subunit I, with the protein product MATREEIRRIEQEKLMEWARRYQEVLNREAKRSVFSKVLYTEEYKTLSIKLLLTAVAWLFIGGAFALFLRGQAGLSSTGTPVVLDPAYYFQAMTNHVMDMVFGAAFTAVFSLAFYVIPALNGSRLVKWPKVANFGFWLNNLALLMMNLGGIQNQYLFTFLNPLQASVTWYIGYGTMVIAEWMEMVSVIGTSFEGRVPGRLVPTAIGFIVMDMIMMALANISVFIADMWSLFSPIGGLNIYLFGIPNAEVWKGLFWFADHPLVYFVPYTLSGCIIAVAPLYARRPMYSVRFTRWLIPTAFVLGSSVYVHHIVDDPWPLILRDIFAQTSTALVAVPFAALWLLFFITLGDPRKLKWDVGLAFIYAAAVWNIIGGIQAEPTNPTPALDPTIHNTGWIFGHFHIMLALYSVGGVLGIVYVAGPFLLGKQWYSTKLGWLHFWGWQAGMGLFAAVSSEGGLFGLIRREVAWAGFYEVYYQLIMIAGWLAGFATIIFAYNLILTLLYGEKTPKTDIDLWAVYSIALERYGMRREGYREEELPLMLPPDGMIRVNAETASSGGGSGLSATKSVTIERRLPKNELEVPDDSQIKP